A section of the Malus sylvestris chromosome 17, drMalSylv7.2, whole genome shotgun sequence genome encodes:
- the LOC126611209 gene encoding protein ANTAGONIST OF LIKE HETEROCHROMATIN PROTEIN 1-like isoform X1, translating to MDRRKLLLILLLEMSYLETICICTILVVMMLRGKQRHVERPTLTNRSLIRREISLCYLNGIIGNTDTECVNELRMDRRTFGILCDLLRQDGRVKTDGLVSVEEQVCMTLQILAHHTKNRSVGGRFYRSGETISRYFNSVLQGILRLQGFLLKVPQPVPIDSTDARWRCFKNCLGALDGTHIDVHVPEIDKPRYRTRKGRVATNVLGVCSGDMQFIYVFPGWEGSASDSRVLHDAISRPNGFKVPAGCYYLVDGGYTNGEGFLAPYRGIPYHLSEWEGRTPSNKEEYFNMKHSKARNVIERCFGLLKGRWSILRSPSFYPIRTQGRIITACCLLHNLIRQEMLVDPMENLPIIEDGQNTEEGEYVGSVQSSDQWTAMRNDMAEEMYNEWRAIRNQQPN from the exons atggatcgaaggaagcttttattgatcttattgttagagatgtcttatttggaaacaatttgtatttgtacgattcttgtggtgatgatgctacgtggcaaacagagacatgttgaacgacccacattgactaaccgttcacttattagacgagagattagtttgtgttatctgaatggtataatagggaatactgatactgaatgtgttaacgaattgagaatggatagaaggacttttggcatattatgcgacttacttcgtcaagatgggagggtaaaaactgatggtttggtgtctgtagaggaacaggtgtgtatgactttacaaatattagcacatcatactaagaatcgtagtgttggcggtagattttataggtcgggagagactataagtaggtatttcaatagcgtattgcaaggaattttgcgattacaaggtttcctactaaaagtcccacagcctgtgcctattgattctacagatgctaggtggcgatgttttaag aattgcttgggagcattggatggaacacacattgatgtgcatgtacctgaaattgacaaaccaagataccgaacaagaaagggtcgagtcgcaactaatgtgttaggtgtgtgttcaggagatatgcagttcatatatgtgtttccggggtgggagggttccgcatcagactctagagtgctacatgatgcaattagtaggcctaatggttttaaggtaccaGCGG gttgttattaccttgtagatggtggttatacaaatggtgaaggattccttgcaccctatagaggaataccttatcatttatctgaatgggagggacgaacaccttctaataaggaagaatattttaacatgaagcattctaaggcaaggaatgtaattgaacgctgttttggcttgctaaaaggaaggtggtcgatactaaggagtccatctttctatccgataaggacacaaggtcgaataattaccgcttgttgcctactacacaatcttattaggcaagagatgttagtagatccaatggagaatttgccaataatagaagatggacaaaatacagaagaaggtgaatatgttggtagtgTTCAATCATCGGACCAGTGGACTGCAATGAGGAATGATATGGCTGAGGAAATGTATAAtgagtggagagcaattaggaaccagcaaccgaactag
- the LOC126611208 gene encoding uncharacterized protein LOC126611208, which translates to MLGEANLHYAFGRFEEAVPILSEVVKKAPNLPDSYHTLGIIHDNLGNELDALNCYRIAAFLTPRDPALWELFFDRFNKQGNSHDSIYCLSRAISADPENMNLKFDRASLYVKLGDYQKAVASYEQIVQACPDNVEALKTGAIMYERCGQQERSIQILEDYLINHPTEADLSVVNLLASILMENNSHKEALQHIEHAQLVFCSEKEMPLAMTIKAGICHAYLGNMEKAKSIFSALDEKSADNADLIAKVAKSYMSLGHHSSVLKYYLMLKGNVEFNNGFIIMKIAQCHLSLNDRVQAILCFYEALKTLEDDIEARLTLAFILVEEAREDEAILLLSPPKNLGHMDHQTDKSEPWWCNGKVKLKLCNIYRAKRMAKEFVDTIYHLVHESLSIESLQQKVKVKRRLTKTVLL; encoded by the coding sequence ATGCTTGGTGAAGCTAATCTTCACTATGCATTTGGCCGGTTTGAAGAGGCCGTACCCATCTTGTCTGAAGTTGTAAAGAAAGCACCAAATTTGCCTGACTCATATCATACGCTTGGAATTATCCATGATAATCTTGGTAATGAATTGGATGCCTTGAATTGCTACAGAATTGCTGCATTTTTAACACCAAGAGATCCAGCTCTTTGGGAACTATTTTTTGACCGGTTCAATAAACAAGGTAACAGTCATGATTCTATTTATTGCCTTTCAAGAGCAATATCAGCAGATCCTGAAAATATGAATCTGAAATTTGATCGTGCTTCACTTTATGTTAAGCTTGGAGATTATCAGAAAGCTGTTGCGTCGTATGAACAGATAGTACAAGCATGTCCTGATAATGTTGAAGCACTCAAGACGGGAGCAATAATGTATGAAAGATGTGGTCAGCAAGAGCGTTCTATACAGATTCTGGAGGATTATCTCATAAATCATCCAACTGAAGCTGATCTTAGTGTCGTTAATCTGCTGGCTTCCATACTTATGGAAAATAATTCACATAAGGAAGCCCTTCAGCATATCGAGCATGCACAACTGGTATTCTGTTCAGAAAAAGAGATGCCTCTGGCAATGACAATTAAAGCAGGAATATGCCATGCTTACCTTGGAAATATGGAAAAGGCAAAAAGTATTTTTAGTGCTCTTGATGAGAAGAGTGCAGATAATGCTGACTTGATTGCTAAAGTTGCAAAGTCATATATGAGTCTTGGGCATCATAGTTCTGTGTTGAAGTATTATTTGATGTTGAAAGGAAATGTTGAATTTAATAACGGCTTTATAATTATGAAAATCGCTCAATGTCATTTGTCCTTGAATGATAGAGTACAGGCGATTTTGTGCTTCTATGAAGCTTTGAAGACACTTGAAGATGATATTGAGGCCCGATTAACATTGGCTTTTATTCTTGTTGAAGAAGCCAGGGAAGATGAAGCCATTTTGTTGCTATCTCCTCCGAAAAATCTAGGTCATATGGACCACCAAACAGATAAATCAGAACCATGGTGGTGCAATGGAAAGGTGAAACTGAAGCTTTGCAACATTTACCGAGCTAAGCGGATGGCCAAGGAATTTGTAGATACAATCTATCATCTCGTACATGAGTCACTAAGCATCGAATCACTTCAGCaaaaggtgaaagtgaaaagAAGGCTCACAAAAACTGTCCTGTTATAA
- the LOC126611209 gene encoding uncharacterized protein LOC126611209 isoform X2 has translation MDNENILNATQEPKGRRRKWEAFEEEVLLGVLEDFVARKQRCDTGAFKQGTLVEIAKAVNVLCPHSNIKANPHIESKLKKWKKTYSMVVDMINTSGFAWNDVKKCVEVDSDDAWQTYVQRNKEADGWRSKPFPLFDRFAYIFGKDRATGNVAETPAQMVEEQSHDHVGESDIGGDNFVSSMNQQSQQSTPSENSQRKRKRAVGSSSDGTEAIISGLKDFYVESGKMMQMVTEALVQGTADHTDIANELEAMGLSPMDQIDALSLILDKPKNVGVFRAIKPELKKVFVQRLLRDNASG, from the exons atggataacgaaaatattttgaatgctactcaagagccaaaaggaagaaggcgtaaatgggaagcatttgaggaagaagtattactaggagttcttgaggattttgttgctcggaagcaacggtgtgacaccggtgctttcaaacaaggtactttggttgaaatagcaaaagctgtcaatgttttatgtcctcattcaaatataaaggcaaatccacatattgagtccaagttgaagaaatggaaaaaaacatatagtatggtcgttgacatgataaacacaagtggatttgcatggaatgatgtcaaaaagtgcgttgaagttgacagtgatgacgcatggcaaacttatgtgcag agaaataaagaagccgatggatggagaagcaaaccttttccactgtttgatagatttgcatatatatttggaaaagatcgggctacgggtaatgtagccgaaacccctgctcaaatggtggaggaacaaagtcatgatcatgttggtgaaagtgatattggaggtgataattttgtttcttcaatgaaccaacaaagccaacaaagcaccccatctgaaaatagccaaagaaagaggaaaagagctgtgggaagttcaagtgatggaaccgaggcaattatcagtggactgaaagatttttatgttgaaagtgggaagatgatgcaaatggtaactgaagctttagttcaaggtactgcagatcatactgacatagctaatgaacttgaagcaatgggtctctctcctatggatcaaattgatgcattgtctcttattttggataaaccaaaaaatgtgggagtgttcagggcaatcaaaccggaactcaagaaagtgttcgtccaaagACTTTTAAGAGACAACGCAAGCGGATga
- the LOC126611805 gene encoding uncharacterized protein LOC126611805, which translates to MAFGVDWQSDDSDDDPLEEKHKEPPLPDLLKDKEHNGLIIDLCKSLASLQRYCEALEIINLFLKVTRNTSSVAEELRSLGAQIAYNTPDPEHGVSCVKYIVDLHPYRNAAWKCYYKVITRLDDWYARHYKFLRNKRDKLRNCAPPSLISGHHFTKKSRHQDAAREYLEADKLLPENPLINLCVGTALINLSLGHRLQNRHQCVVQGLAFLHNNLQLCEFSQEAFYNVARAYHQVGIVTLAAWHYDKVLAMQVKDYPMPKLPHEKPESAENRKLGYCDLRREAAYNLHLIYKKSGAVDLARTVLRDHCTF; encoded by the coding sequence ATGGCTTTTGGAGTTGACTGGCAAAGTGATGATTCAGATGATGATCCTCTAGAAGAAAAACATAAAGAACCTCCCTTGCCAGATCTTCTCAAGGACAAAGAGCATAACGGCCTCATAATAGACTTATGTAAGTCATTGGCTTCCTTGCAAAGATATTGCGAAGCATTGGAGATAATAAATCTTTTTTTGAAAGTAACTCGCAACACATCTTCTGTTGCGGAGGAACTCCGGTCTCTTGGAGCTCAAATTGCATACAACACTCCTGATCCTGAGCATGGGGTTAGCTGTGTAAAATACATTGTGGACCTGCATCCATATAGAAATGCTGCCTGGAAATGCTATTACAAGGTAATTACCAGATTAGATGACTGGTATGCAAGGCATTACAAGTTTCTACGCAATAAGAGAGACAAACTCAGAAACTGTGCACCTCCCAGTCTCATTTCTGGGCATCATTTTACTAAAAAAAGCCGTCATCAAGATGCTGCGAGGGAATACCTTGAAGCTGATAAATTATTGCCGGAGAATCCCCTGATTAATCTATGTGTTGGTACTGCTTTAATCAACTTATCCCTTGGACATAGACTTCAGAATAGGCACCAGTGTGTTGTACAAGGATTAGCATTCCTCCACAACAATTTGCAGCTTTGTGAATTCAGCCAGGAGGCTTTCTACAACGTAGCCAGGGCTTACCATCAGGTCGGCATTGTGACTCTGGCAGCTTGGCATTATGACAAAGTTCTTGCAATGCAAGTGAAGGATTACCCCATGCCAAAGCTTCCGCATGAAAAGCCAGAGTCTGCTGAAAATCGAAAACTGGGTTACTGTGACCTTCGAAGAGAAGCAGCTTATAATTTGCATCTCATCTACAAAAAGAGTGGAGCGGTTGATCTTGCTCGAACCGTCTTAAGAGATCACTGCACTTTCTGA
- the LOC126611207 gene encoding trifunctional UDP-glucose 4,6-dehydratase/UDP-4-keto-6-deoxy-D-glucose 3,5-epimerase/UDP-4-keto-L-rhamnose-reductase RHM1-like, with the protein MDTAYKPKNILLTGAAGFIASHVCNRLIQNYPGYKIVVLDKLDYCSNLKNLNPSKSSPNFKFIKGDIGSADLVNFILLTENIDTIMHFAAQTHVDNSFGNSFEFTQNNIYGTHVLLEACKVTGQIKRFIHVSTDEVYGETDEDAVVGNHEASQLLPTNPYSATKAGAEMLVMAYGRSYGLPVITTRGNNVYGPNQFPEKMIPKFILLAMQGKPLPIHGDGSNVRSYLYCEDVAEAFEVILHRGEVGHVYNIGTKKERRVVDVAKEICQLFSLNPDTHVKFVENRPFNDQRYFLDDSKLKSLGWSERTLWEEGLRKTMEWYVKNPQWWGDVSGALLPHPRMLMVPGIERQFDGSDTGDSAYPLSASDSSHSKLVVPAPRNIPTTEKPSLKFLIYGKTGWIGGLLGKICEKQGISYEYGQGRLQERSQLMADILRVKPTHVFNAAGVTGRPNVDWCESHKPETIRTNVVGTLTLADVCRDHGLLVVNYATGCIFEYDDAHPPRSGIGFKEEDTPNFAGSFYSKTKAMVEELLKEYDNVCTLRVRMPISSDLSNPRNFITKISRYNKVVDIPNSMTILDELLPISVEMAKRNLRGIWNFTNPGVVSHNEILEMYKKYIDPSFKWTNFTVEEQAKVIVAARSNNEMDASKLKKEFPELLPIKESLIKYVFEPNKKTFAGGAAI; encoded by the exons ATGGATACTGCGTATAAACCGAAGAACATCCTCCTTACTGGAGCTGCTGGCTTCATTGCTTCCCATGTTTGCAACCGGCTTATCCAGAACTACCCTGGTTACAAGATTGTAGTCCTTGACAAGCTTGATTACTGTTCAAATTTGAAGAACCTTAATCCTTCAAAGTCATCCCCCAACTTTAAGTTTATCAAGGGAGACATAGGCAGTGCCGATCTTGTCAACTTCATCCTTTTGACTGAGAACATTGATACAATAATGCACTTTGCAGCCCAGACCCATGTCGACAACTCTTTTGGTAACAGCTTTGAGTTCACCCAAAACAACATCTACGGTACACATGTTCTTCTAGAAGCATGCAAAGTCACCGGTCAAATCAAAAGATTTATTCATGTAAGCACAGACGAAGTCTACGGGGAGACAGATGAGGATGCTGTGGTGGGAAATCATGAGGCTTCTCAGCTTCTTCCAACAAACCCCTACTCTGCAACCAAAGCTGGAGCAGAGATGCTTGTTATGGCATATGGGCGTTCATATGGATTGCCTGTGATAACGACCAGAGGAAACAATGTTTATGGCCCCAACCAGTTCCCTGAAAAGATGATTCCAAAATTCATTCTCTTGGCTATGCAAGGGAAGCCTCTCCCGATTCATGGCGATGGATCCAATGTCAGAAGTTATCTCTATTGTGAGGATGTAGCAGAGGCATTTGAAGTCATTCTTCATAGGGGTGAGGTAGGCCATGTGTACAACATTGGGACGAAGAAAGAGAGGAGGGTGGTTGATGTGGCCAAGGAAATTTGCCAACTATTTTCTCTGAACCCAGATACTCATGTAAAGTTTGTAGAGAACAGGCCTTTCAATGATCAGAGATATTTCTTGGATGACTCGAAGCTGAAAAGCTTGGGATGGTCAGAAAGGACTTTGTGGGAGGAGGGCTTGAGGAAGACCATGGAATGGTATGTCAAGAACCCCCAATGGTGGGGGGATGTTTCTGGGGCACTGCTCCCGCATCCAAGAATGCTCATGGTTCCTGGAATTGAAAGACAATTTGATGGTTCCGATACTGGCGATTCTGCTTACCCTTTGTCAGCAAGTGATTCTAGTCACAGCAAACTGGTCGTTCCAGCTCCAAGGAACATCCCAACTACTGAGAAGCCATCTCTAAAGTTTTTGATTTATGGTAAAACAGGGTGGATCGGAGGCCTTCTTGGGAAGATTTGTGAGAAGCAAGGGATATCGTATGAGTATGGACAAGGGCGTCTTCAGGAACGGTCACAGCTCATGGCTGATATTCTGCGTGTCAAACCAACCCATGTTTTCAATGCTGCTGGAGTGACAGGCAGACCCAATGTGGATTGGTGTGAATCTCATAAACCAGAAACAATTCGCACCAATGTTGTTGGTACATTAACCTTGGCTGATGTCTGCAGAGATCACGGCCTCCTAGTGGTGAATTATGCCACTGGTTGCATTTTCGAGTATGATGATGCCCATCCACCAAGATCAGGAATTGGGTTCAAGGAGGAAGACACACCCAATTTCGCAGGCTCATTTTATTCCAAAACCAAAGCCATG GTTGAAGAGCTTCTGAAGGAGTATGACAATGTTTGCACTCTTAGAGTTCGGATGCCAATATCATCTGATCTCAGCAATCCACGCAACTTCATCACAAAGATCTCGCGCTACAATAAAGTGGTCGACATTCCAAACAGCATGACCATCTTGGACGAGCTTCTACCCATTTCAGTTGAGATGGCCAAGAGGAACTTGAGGGGCATCTGGAACTTCACAAACCCGGGCGTGGTAAGTCACAATGAGATCCTGGAGATGTACAAGAAGTACATTGACCCCAGTTTCAAGTGGACCAATTTTACAGTGGAAGAACAAGCCAAGGTTATTGTCGCAGCAAGGAGTAACAATGAGATGGATGCATCAAAGCTGAAGAAAGAGTTCCCTGAACTGCTTCCGATTAAGGAATCGCTGATTAAATACGTGTTTGAACCCAACAAGAAAACATTTGCAGGTGGAGCAGCAATTTAA